Proteins encoded within one genomic window of Chloroflexota bacterium:
- a CDS encoding YajQ family cyclic di-GMP-binding protein: MAGEVSFDVVSDYDEQELRNALDQVRREIQQRFDFKGVTVELVQAKDDLTLLTDDEHRAAAVKDLIESKAVRRNLSLKIFDWGRVEPAGGNKVRQVIALRRGLPEELAKKLTRLIRDEFPKVKSQIQGDAVRVSGKSKDDLQRVITRLRELDEAVPLQFQNYR, encoded by the coding sequence ATGGCCGGCGAGGTCTCGTTCGACGTGGTGAGCGACTATGACGAGCAGGAGCTCCGCAACGCGCTCGACCAGGTCCGGCGTGAGATCCAGCAACGGTTCGACTTCAAGGGCGTCACCGTCGAGCTCGTCCAGGCAAAGGACGATCTCACCCTGCTCACGGACGACGAGCACCGTGCCGCTGCGGTCAAGGACCTCATCGAGTCCAAGGCGGTGCGGCGGAATCTCAGCCTCAAGATCTTCGATTGGGGCCGCGTCGAACCGGCCGGCGGGAACAAGGTCCGCCAGGTCATCGCGCTTCGGCGCGGGCTGCCGGAGGAGCTCGCGAAGAAGCTGACCAGGCTCATCCGTGACGAGTTCCCCAAGGTCAAGTCGCAGATCCAGGGTGATGCGGTCCGGGTATCGGGCAAGAGCAAGGACGACCTCCAGCGGGTGATCACCCGACTCCGTGAGCTCGACGAGGCGGTCCCGCTTCAGTTCCAGAACTACCGCTGA
- a CDS encoding ribbon-helix-helix protein, CopG family, with protein MRAQQDAQAGTTLRLTPEETEALRETARRERRSMQEVAREAIAAYVSSRTRRREEHLARIVAEDAELLRRLGNM; from the coding sequence CTGCGGGCACAGCAGGACGCGCAGGCGGGCACGACGCTGCGACTCACCCCGGAGGAGACGGAAGCCCTGCGAGAGACCGCTCGACGCGAGCGCCGCTCGATGCAGGAGGTCGCGCGCGAGGCGATCGCGGCGTACGTGTCGAGCCGCACCCGCCGCCGCGAAGAGCACCTGGCGCGGATCGTCGCCGAGGATGCCGAGCTGCTTCGGCGCCTCGGCAACATGTGA
- a CDS encoding type II toxin-antitoxin system PemK/MazF family toxin, translated as MAQGDVWWADLPDPPGSAPGFRRPVIVVQSDAFNRSAIRTVVCVPLTSNRRWATTPGNVALSQRDTSLPRASVANVTQLVTLDRASLSESVGQLAPPKLELVLAGIDIVLGRS; from the coding sequence ATCGCCCAGGGCGATGTGTGGTGGGCCGACCTGCCAGATCCGCCAGGCTCCGCGCCCGGATTTCGGCGCCCAGTCATCGTCGTCCAGTCCGATGCATTCAATCGAAGCGCGATCCGGACCGTCGTCTGCGTACCCCTCACGAGCAATCGGAGATGGGCGACGACCCCTGGCAACGTGGCCCTCTCGCAACGCGACACAAGCCTCCCGCGCGCCTCGGTGGCCAACGTCACCCAGCTCGTGACGCTCGATCGCGCGTCGCTGTCCGAGTCGGTCGGTCAACTCGCACCGCCCAAGCTGGAACTTGTACTCGCCGGGATCGACATCGTGCTCGGCCGCTCGTAG
- a CDS encoding DUF4160 domain-containing protein, protein MPTLLRIGPYRFFFHSREHDPPHVHVESADGSAVFNLTPAGLERAKGYTRRHLARIEEIVTNHELEFLRRWHEYFDG, encoded by the coding sequence GTGCCCACCCTGCTCCGAATCGGTCCCTACCGGTTCTTCTTCCACTCCCGAGAGCATGACCCGCCGCACGTCCACGTCGAGTCGGCCGACGGATCGGCGGTGTTCAACCTGACGCCCGCCGGACTGGAACGCGCCAAGGGATACACTCGTCGGCACCTCGCACGGATCGAGGAGATCGTCACGAATCACGAGTTAGAGTTCCTGAGACGCTGGCATGAGTACTTTGATGGATAG
- a CDS encoding helix-turn-helix domain-containing protein produces the protein MTTRDETRRRNDVRTDGARPVVAATAAPSLPERLLAARERKGVDLYRAERDTKIRSRYLAALERGDYRELPGAVYTKGFLRNYALYLGLDPDEILVQWRRERGDGGATTEPVIVVPRALTAPRQGLTFSPAVVVAALMTVLLILFVAYLGVQLLRFAKPPSIAVTDPPTAVMTVNDAATSYLLQGTTIPHGTVTIVGSAGTPIQVTAGSDGTWSQAVPIRRGRNDFRISATDPDTGKNSDQTIPIIIDVPFSVVQAPTLAVDSPADGASFENGAIPVSGTATNATQVVVSAAYLGPVGSGGPVGSAATPAATPRPTASPTGTPGTTPVPTPAPPASVTVTVAPDGTFTTPFELTSGRWQLTVAASSAEGKTTTISRTVTVAYKGVNVVVTIKGRAWLKVWVDGQVDASTGAAGTVFGDGKVLTYTGQQSVEVRTGSSSSTYFSVNGTNLGRLGLTANPETWLFSPSGPPKQTTDQ, from the coding sequence ATGACCACTCGAGATGAGACCCGCCGCCGGAACGACGTCCGCACGGACGGCGCCCGGCCGGTGGTGGCCGCGACCGCGGCCCCGAGCCTGCCCGAACGGCTGCTCGCCGCCCGGGAACGGAAGGGCGTCGACCTGTATCGCGCCGAGCGCGACACGAAGATCCGGTCGCGCTACCTCGCGGCCCTCGAGCGCGGCGACTACCGCGAGCTCCCGGGCGCGGTGTACACGAAGGGCTTCCTCCGCAACTACGCCCTCTACCTCGGCCTCGATCCGGATGAGATCCTCGTGCAGTGGCGACGCGAGCGCGGCGACGGCGGGGCAACGACCGAGCCGGTCATCGTCGTCCCGCGAGCACTCACCGCACCGCGCCAGGGACTGACGTTCTCTCCGGCGGTCGTCGTCGCGGCGCTCATGACCGTCCTCCTCATCCTGTTCGTCGCCTACCTCGGCGTGCAGCTCCTCCGGTTCGCGAAACCGCCGTCGATCGCGGTCACGGACCCGCCGACCGCGGTGATGACCGTGAACGATGCGGCGACAAGCTATCTGCTCCAGGGCACGACGATCCCCCATGGCACCGTGACGATCGTCGGTTCCGCCGGCACGCCGATCCAGGTCACCGCCGGCAGCGACGGGACGTGGAGCCAGGCCGTCCCGATCCGGCGCGGCCGCAACGACTTCCGCATCTCGGCGACGGATCCCGACACCGGAAAGAACTCCGACCAGACGATCCCGATCATCATCGATGTCCCGTTCTCGGTGGTCCAGGCACCCACCCTCGCAGTCGATTCACCGGCGGACGGGGCGAGCTTCGAGAACGGAGCGATCCCGGTGAGCGGGACCGCGACGAATGCGACGCAGGTCGTCGTGAGCGCGGCGTACCTCGGACCGGTCGGTAGCGGCGGGCCGGTCGGGAGTGCGGCGACGCCTGCCGCGACGCCGCGTCCCACTGCCAGTCCGACCGGGACACCCGGCACGACGCCGGTGCCGACGCCGGCACCTCCGGCGAGCGTGACGGTGACGGTGGCACCGGACGGGACGTTCACGACGCCATTCGAGCTGACGAGCGGCCGCTGGCAGCTGACGGTCGCCGCGTCGTCCGCGGAGGGCAAGACGACGACGATCAGCCGGACGGTGACCGTCGCCTACAAGGGCGTCAACGTCGTCGTGACGATCAAGGGTCGAGCGTGGCTCAAGGTCTGGGTGGACGGCCAGGTCGACGCGTCAACCGGGGCGGCGGGGACCGTCTTCGGGGACGGCAAGGTCCTCACCTATACCGGTCAGCAGTCGGTGGAGGTCAGGACCGGCTCGAGCTCCTCGACGTACTTCAGCGTGAACGGCACGAACCTCGGCCGTCTCGGCCTGACGGCGAACCCCGAGACATGGCTCTTCAGCCCGAGCGGGCCGCCGAAACAGACGACCGACCAGTAA
- a CDS encoding type II toxin-antitoxin system VapC family toxin has protein sequence MILLLDAHAVLWWLADDPLLGAPARRAIADPANDVLVSAGTIWEIEIKRALGKLDAPTSLVQAVEEAGFDALPVTGTDAERAGRLPAHHRDPFDRMLVAQAGRLDAVIVTRDGAFAAYDVEVLPA, from the coding sequence ATGATCCTGCTGCTCGATGCTCACGCCGTCCTGTGGTGGCTGGCGGACGACCCGCTGCTCGGTGCCCCGGCCCGTCGCGCGATCGCCGATCCGGCGAATGACGTCCTCGTCTCGGCGGGGACCATCTGGGAGATCGAGATCAAGCGGGCACTCGGGAAGCTCGACGCACCGACGAGTCTCGTCCAGGCTGTCGAGGAGGCGGGATTCGACGCGTTGCCGGTGACCGGCACGGACGCGGAGCGGGCTGGCCGCCTGCCGGCACATCATCGCGACCCGTTCGACCGGATGCTCGTGGCCCAGGCCGGCAGGCTCGACGCCGTCATCGTCACCCGCGACGGCGCGTTCGCCGCGTACGACGTGGAGGTGCTGCCAGCCTGA
- a CDS encoding alpha/beta fold hydrolase: MRWSDCGNGFECGTVLVPRDYADPVGGTILLALIRLPAIDPAHRIGSLVVNPGGPGASGVDFVRNDAASLFPGAVRERFDIVGFDPRGVARSTPIRCVDNLDHFLAADPNPDTAAELATLLDGERSFVAGCERRDGDLLPYVGTVNVARDVDLIRAALGDPALTYVGFSYGTLIGSIYADLFPDRVRALVLDSAIDPTVDLAHLRVGQAVAFEGALDRFLADCARRATCAFHNGGRPGPAFDALMRRIDTRPLPAILLRDSRPVGPTYAWDAVIGSLYAPQGWPLLAEALALAQQGDGSYLLALADPLNGRNPDGSYSNLVDANSAVTCLDFPGPRNAAAYEAEVPRFTALAPRLGALFAYNDVDCAFWPVPPARVPAPASAAGAPPILVVGSTGDPATPYAWAVALAHQLVSGVLITRTGEGHTGYAFSACVRAAADTYLLSLRPPAPGTTCPTSPSGP; this comes from the coding sequence GTGCGCTGGAGCGACTGCGGCAACGGCTTCGAGTGCGGCACGGTCCTCGTGCCGCGGGACTATGCGGACCCCGTCGGCGGCACGATCCTGCTCGCCCTCATCCGACTTCCGGCCATCGATCCGGCCCACCGCATCGGGTCGCTCGTCGTCAATCCCGGCGGCCCTGGCGCATCGGGCGTGGACTTCGTCCGGAACGACGCGGCCAGCCTGTTTCCGGGCGCGGTCCGGGAGCGATTCGACATCGTCGGCTTCGACCCGCGGGGCGTCGCCCGGAGCACGCCGATCCGCTGCGTGGACAACCTCGACCATTTCCTCGCCGCCGACCCGAACCCGGACACAGCGGCCGAGCTGGCCACGCTCCTCGACGGGGAACGCTCCTTCGTGGCCGGCTGCGAGCGTCGCGACGGCGACCTCCTGCCGTACGTCGGGACGGTGAATGTGGCGCGCGACGTCGACCTCATCCGGGCGGCGCTCGGCGATCCCGCGCTGACGTACGTCGGCTTCTCGTACGGGACGCTCATTGGCTCGATCTACGCTGACCTCTTCCCGGACCGGGTCCGGGCGCTGGTCCTCGATAGCGCGATCGACCCGACCGTCGATCTCGCCCATCTTCGGGTGGGCCAGGCGGTCGCATTCGAGGGTGCGCTCGATCGCTTCCTCGCCGACTGCGCACGCCGGGCGACGTGCGCGTTCCACAACGGCGGCCGGCCGGGTCCGGCCTTCGACGCGCTGATGCGCCGGATCGACACGAGGCCGCTCCCCGCGATCCTCCTCAGGGACTCGCGCCCGGTCGGTCCCACGTATGCCTGGGATGCGGTCATCGGCTCGCTCTACGCTCCCCAGGGCTGGCCGCTCCTCGCGGAGGCGCTGGCGCTCGCGCAACAGGGCGACGGCTCGTATCTCCTCGCCCTCGCGGATCCGCTCAACGGTCGCAACCCGGACGGCAGCTACTCCAACCTCGTCGATGCGAACAGCGCCGTCACGTGCCTGGACTTCCCGGGGCCGCGGAATGCGGCCGCGTACGAGGCGGAGGTGCCCCGGTTCACGGCACTGGCCCCGCGCCTCGGGGCGCTCTTCGCCTACAACGACGTCGACTGCGCGTTCTGGCCGGTCCCGCCGGCCCGGGTCCCGGCTCCGGCCTCGGCTGCCGGCGCGCCGCCGATCCTCGTGGTCGGCTCGACCGGCGATCCGGCGACGCCGTACGCCTGGGCGGTCGCGCTTGCCCATCAGCTCGTCTCGGGCGTCCTCATCACCCGGACGGGGGAGGGGCACACCGGCTACGCCTTCAGCGCGTGCGTCCGGGCGGCAGCCGACACCTACCTCCTCAGCCTCCGCCCGCCGGCGCCCGGCACGACCTGTCCGACGAGTCCCAGCGGACCGTAG
- a CDS encoding type II toxin-antitoxin system Phd/YefM family antitoxin, which translates to MPDPSVNIHEAKTHLSRLVERVEAGEEVVIARAGRPVARLVAFQPRSQPRVPGLWRGLVRVAADFDRTDDELLDTFER; encoded by the coding sequence GTGCCTGATCCGAGCGTCAACATCCACGAGGCGAAGACCCACCTTTCCCGGCTCGTCGAGCGTGTCGAGGCAGGCGAAGAGGTGGTCATCGCGCGCGCCGGTCGCCCGGTGGCACGGCTCGTGGCGTTCCAGCCACGGTCACAGCCGCGCGTGCCCGGTCTGTGGCGCGGTCTCGTCCGCGTCGCTGCTGACTTCGATCGAACGGATGACGAGCTTCTCGACACGTTCGAGCGATGA
- a CDS encoding RES family NAD+ phosphorylase, with the protein MWWRISRGGADPFAWTKDPADGRWQDGDNIRALYLGDSEETAWAEWYRHTSELGVPPDTRLPRDSWQILVDVAGIADLTAPGVLATHGVPELFPSRRQWPRTQAIGHVYWRDRRRGILAPSAAHVGGQVLAIFRPTDDPMSGVTASPPPVHHVTLPPLPTGLRT; encoded by the coding sequence GTGTGGTGGCGGATCTCTCGCGGCGGCGCTGATCCGTTCGCGTGGACGAAGGATCCGGCCGACGGACGCTGGCAGGATGGCGACAACATCCGGGCGCTCTATCTGGGCGACAGTGAGGAGACGGCCTGGGCCGAGTGGTACCGGCATACCTCGGAGCTCGGCGTGCCACCCGACACCCGGCTGCCGAGAGACTCGTGGCAGATCCTCGTGGACGTGGCAGGCATCGCCGACCTGACCGCACCCGGCGTCCTGGCGACGCACGGCGTGCCTGAACTCTTCCCCTCGCGCCGCCAGTGGCCCCGGACGCAGGCCATCGGCCATGTCTATTGGCGCGATCGTCGCCGTGGCATCCTTGCCCCATCGGCAGCACACGTCGGCGGCCAGGTCCTCGCCATATTTCGACCAACGGATGACCCGATGAGCGGCGTGACGGCATCTCCGCCGCCTGTCCATCACGTCACGCTGCCGCCACTGCCGACCGGCCTTCGAACCTAG
- a CDS encoding DUF2442 domain-containing protein, translating to MDSRWRDWPRARAVHVDSDAVHVHLVDGRQLTVPIEWFGFLAAGTEEQRRDFRIQGDGDGIWWDTLDEGVSVPGLLGLGEMPPPDPSARSYAVDYVPQDGGWTASVRGTWLTSSGSTLAAAKRAVRSNLRRYLGVHSLGSAGIEVVDDIQRGAPVEVG from the coding sequence ATGGATAGTCGGTGGCGGGACTGGCCCCGGGCCCGCGCCGTCCATGTCGATTCGGACGCTGTTCACGTCCATCTTGTCGACGGGCGCCAGTTGACCGTGCCGATCGAGTGGTTCGGGTTCCTGGCTGCCGGCACGGAGGAGCAGCGCCGCGACTTCAGGATCCAGGGCGATGGCGATGGGATCTGGTGGGACACGCTCGATGAGGGAGTATCGGTCCCGGGGCTCCTCGGCCTGGGCGAGATGCCGCCGCCCGACCCGTCGGCACGCTCGTACGCCGTCGACTACGTTCCCCAAGACGGTGGATGGACCGCGTCGGTTCGGGGGACCTGGTTGACGAGCTCCGGCTCCACGCTGGCGGCTGCCAAGCGCGCGGTGCGCTCGAATCTTCGCCGCTACCTCGGCGTGCACTCGCTCGGCTCGGCCGGCATCGAGGTCGTGGACGATATCCAACGTGGAGCGCCGGTCGAAGTTGGGTAG
- a CDS encoding type II toxin-antitoxin system death-on-curing family toxin codes for MTEYLELDDLLASADAAVGGRADVRDIGLLQSAVARPQATAFGEEAYRTLDEKAAALLQSIVAGHPLVDGNKRLGWIALRLFCRLNDADVRPASDGAFELVVSVASGERRDVPQIAEILARWRTAVE; via the coding sequence GTGACCGAGTACCTCGAGCTCGACGACCTGCTCGCGTCCGCCGACGCCGCCGTGGGCGGTCGAGCCGACGTCCGCGACATCGGCCTGCTCCAGTCGGCCGTCGCCCGACCTCAGGCCACCGCCTTCGGCGAGGAGGCGTACCGGACGCTCGACGAGAAGGCGGCCGCGCTCCTCCAGTCGATCGTGGCCGGGCATCCGCTCGTCGACGGCAACAAGCGGCTCGGCTGGATCGCCCTTCGCCTCTTCTGCCGGCTGAACGACGCCGATGTCCGACCGGCGTCAGACGGCGCGTTCGAGCTCGTGGTCTCCGTCGCGAGCGGCGAGCGACGCGATGTGCCCCAGATCGCCGAGATCCTGGCGCGGTGGCGTACGGCGGTCGAGTAG
- a CDS encoding DNA translocase FtsK yields the protein MATRRRPTTRRSSRPGSGRRGSAFTLPTLSQDVARSLVGIFLLVLGAVTLIALMLPGQGRLTDVWRDAVAPWFGSGRWFLPFLLLGAGAYVERVPRGTNSWQLTLVGVVIAYLGLLGVMAFLGPHRGGNIGGWEMQALGGLITRPGAFVVLASIGIAGALLTLDMSLRSFISPLGRGASGLAALLDRSARDERPAPGGARRSTTTRSAAEAATTTSTTGSTEERPSTPGRMPSPISSPAPMSQTVVSGRDGPAPESRGPVAAAAVLGDAAVELLSADHAARPIDRPWVLPPIELIPSLAEGIVGKADHRMNIGIIEQKLLSFDIPATVVATNTGPVVTQYEVRPERHVKISRIEGLADDLAMALAARTIRIEAPIPGRDVVGIEIPNVKSEVVGFRRVMDDTRMLDAESRLSFALGRDVSGKAYAVDLAKMPHLLVAGATGSGKSVCVNALITSLLMHARPDEVRLILVDLKRVELAPYDRLPHLLAPVIVEPQEAKSALDWAVRQMEERYKALASKAERNIAAYNASPNVRLDERLPYIVIVIDELADLIMREGRKVEDPVVKIAQKARAVGIHLVLATQRPSVNVVTGLIKANVPSRIAFAMASMVDSRTVLDAPGAEDLIGRGDMLYQPVDLPRPVRMQGVFVSDDEVRSVTKHWIAQAPVPLYDPDVLAYIDTDGNGDSQFGWLAGKVDDDMVIAAADLVTTLGRASTSMLQTKLKVGFSRASRLMDDLERYGIVGPQDPRNPAVPRIVYGRDNWIVSNDELDGSGL from the coding sequence GTGGCGACCCGGCGTCGACCGACCACCCGCCGATCCTCGCGGCCCGGCAGCGGGCGACGGGGGAGCGCGTTCACCCTGCCGACGCTCAGCCAGGACGTGGCGCGGTCGCTCGTCGGGATCTTCCTGCTTGTCCTCGGGGCGGTGACGCTCATCGCCCTCATGCTCCCAGGGCAGGGTCGGCTCACGGACGTGTGGCGCGACGCGGTCGCGCCATGGTTCGGCTCGGGCCGCTGGTTCCTGCCCTTCCTCCTCCTCGGTGCCGGCGCGTATGTCGAGCGCGTGCCCCGCGGCACGAACAGCTGGCAGCTCACGCTCGTCGGCGTCGTCATCGCTTACCTCGGCCTGCTCGGTGTCATGGCGTTCCTCGGTCCGCATCGCGGCGGGAACATCGGCGGTTGGGAGATGCAGGCGCTCGGCGGACTGATCACCCGGCCCGGGGCGTTCGTCGTCCTCGCCTCGATCGGGATCGCCGGCGCCCTTCTCACACTCGACATGAGCCTTCGCTCCTTTATCTCGCCGCTCGGTCGAGGCGCCAGCGGCCTCGCCGCCCTGCTCGACCGATCGGCGAGAGATGAGCGGCCGGCCCCCGGCGGCGCCCGACGGTCGACGACCACGAGGTCCGCCGCCGAGGCGGCCACGACGACCTCCACGACGGGGTCGACGGAGGAGCGGCCCTCGACTCCGGGTCGGATGCCGTCCCCGATCTCGAGCCCGGCGCCGATGAGCCAGACCGTGGTCTCCGGGCGAGATGGACCTGCGCCCGAGTCCCGCGGCCCCGTGGCCGCAGCGGCCGTCCTCGGCGACGCGGCGGTCGAGCTGCTCTCGGCGGATCACGCCGCCCGACCGATCGACCGGCCATGGGTCCTCCCCCCGATCGAGCTCATCCCGAGCCTTGCCGAGGGGATCGTCGGCAAGGCGGACCACCGCATGAACATCGGGATCATCGAACAGAAGCTCCTGAGCTTCGACATCCCGGCCACCGTGGTGGCGACGAACACCGGCCCGGTCGTCACGCAGTACGAGGTGCGGCCGGAGCGCCACGTGAAGATCTCGCGCATCGAGGGCCTCGCGGACGACCTGGCGATGGCGCTCGCCGCCCGGACGATCCGGATCGAAGCACCGATCCCCGGCCGGGACGTCGTCGGCATCGAGATCCCGAACGTGAAGTCCGAGGTCGTCGGCTTCCGCCGCGTCATGGACGACACGCGGATGCTCGACGCGGAGAGCCGGCTCTCGTTCGCGCTCGGACGCGACGTGTCCGGCAAGGCGTACGCCGTGGACCTCGCCAAGATGCCGCACCTCCTCGTCGCGGGGGCGACCGGCTCGGGCAAGAGCGTCTGCGTCAACGCCCTCATCACGAGCCTCCTCATGCATGCCCGCCCGGACGAGGTTCGGCTCATCCTCGTCGACCTCAAGCGGGTCGAGCTCGCCCCGTACGATCGCCTCCCGCACCTCCTCGCGCCCGTGATCGTCGAGCCGCAGGAGGCGAAGTCGGCACTCGACTGGGCGGTCCGCCAGATGGAGGAGCGGTACAAGGCGCTCGCCTCGAAGGCGGAACGGAACATCGCCGCCTACAACGCGAGCCCGAACGTCCGGCTCGACGAGCGGTTGCCGTACATCGTCATCGTCATCGACGAGCTCGCCGACCTCATCATGCGCGAGGGCCGGAAGGTCGAGGACCCGGTCGTCAAGATCGCCCAGAAGGCGCGCGCGGTGGGGATCCACCTCGTCCTGGCGACCCAGCGACCGAGCGTCAATGTCGTCACCGGCCTCATCAAGGCGAACGTCCCGTCGCGGATCGCCTTCGCGATGGCCTCCATGGTGGACAGCCGGACGGTCCTCGACGCGCCCGGCGCCGAGGACCTCATCGGGCGTGGCGACATGCTCTACCAGCCGGTGGACCTGCCTCGACCGGTACGGATGCAGGGCGTGTTCGTCAGCGACGACGAGGTTCGCAGCGTCACGAAGCACTGGATCGCGCAGGCCCCGGTGCCCCTCTACGACCCGGACGTCCTCGCCTACATCGACACGGACGGCAACGGCGACAGCCAGTTCGGCTGGCTTGCCGGCAAGGTGGACGACGACATGGTGATCGCGGCGGCGGACCTCGTCACGACCCTCGGCAGGGCGTCGACATCGATGCTCCAGACGAAGCTCAAGGTAGGGTTCAGCCGGGCGAGCCGGCTGATGGACGACCTCGAGCGGTACGGCATCGTGGGCCCGCAGGATCCACGCAACCCGGCGGTCCCGCGGATCGTCTACGGCCGGGACAACTGGATCGTCAGCAATGACGAGCTCGACGGCTCCGGTCTCTGA
- a CDS encoding ribbon-helix-helix protein, CopG family — MKTAVSVPDDVFERAERLARREGRSRSDVYSTALREYVARHAPDELTDAIDRSMAELDDDAITDTFVATAAAHVMASSEW, encoded by the coding sequence ATGAAGACGGCCGTGTCCGTGCCTGATGACGTGTTCGAGCGGGCCGAACGTCTCGCGCGTCGTGAGGGTCGATCGCGGAGTGACGTGTACAGCACGGCCCTGCGCGAGTACGTCGCCCGGCACGCACCCGACGAGCTCACGGACGCGATAGACCGATCGATGGCCGAGCTGGATGACGACGCTATCACCGACACATTCGTCGCGACGGCGGCTGCCCACGTGATGGCGTCGAGCGAGTGGTGA
- a CDS encoding helix-turn-helix domain-containing protein: protein MEQHTMQKKQFISPADVARELDISTATVLRMIHAGSLPAIRVSARIYRVPSASFEMYKTGMLRVAAAAPLRRVKRQPRLGDGEVLPQPRHASAATAR, encoded by the coding sequence ATGGAGCAACATACAATGCAGAAGAAGCAGTTCATCTCGCCGGCCGACGTAGCCCGGGAACTGGATATCAGCACGGCCACGGTCCTCCGAATGATCCACGCCGGTTCCTTGCCGGCGATCCGGGTGTCGGCGCGGATCTATCGCGTCCCGAGCGCGAGCTTCGAGATGTACAAGACGGGAATGCTTCGAGTCGCTGCGGCGGCCCCGCTCCGCCGCGTGAAACGACAGCCTCGACTCGGTGATGGCGAGGTTCTGCCGCAGCCGCGCCATGCGTCCGCTGCCACCGCTCGCTGA
- a CDS encoding CinA family protein: MALQPERAAETDDRPVTTMVMAADPVDDDPLGDDLLALAERLLARCRATGLTVATAESCTGGLVAHTITRIPGSSACFVGGVVSYADSAKIELLGIGAAVLGAHGAVSAQTAKAMAESIRGRLGADLGAAVTGIAGPDGGTPTKPVGLTYIALASTAGTEVRRFTWSGDRAANVRSSARATLELLVAHAERDASA; the protein is encoded by the coding sequence ATGGCTCTTCAGCCCGAGCGGGCCGCCGAAACAGACGACCGACCAGTAACGACGATGGTCATGGCCGCCGACCCGGTCGACGATGACCCGCTCGGCGACGACCTGCTCGCCCTCGCCGAGCGACTCCTTGCCCGCTGCCGTGCCACCGGCCTCACCGTGGCGACGGCCGAGTCGTGCACCGGCGGGCTCGTCGCCCACACGATCACCCGGATCCCCGGATCGTCCGCCTGTTTCGTCGGCGGCGTGGTCTCGTACGCGGACTCGGCGAAGATCGAGCTGCTCGGGATCGGCGCGGCGGTGCTCGGCGCCCATGGCGCCGTGAGCGCCCAGACCGCGAAGGCGATGGCGGAGAGCATCCGCGGCCGTCTCGGCGCAGACCTCGGCGCGGCCGTCACCGGCATCGCCGGTCCGGACGGTGGCACGCCGACGAAGCCGGTCGGCCTCACGTACATCGCGCTGGCCTCGACGGCGGGAACCGAGGTCCGCCGGTTCACCTGGAGCGGGGACCGGGCCGCGAACGTGCGATCGAGCGCCAGGGCGACCCTCGAGCTCCTCGTGGCCCACGCCGAACGCGACGCCTCCGCATGA